In Synechococcus sp. KORDI-52, one genomic interval encodes:
- a CDS encoding efflux RND transporter permease subunit, with protein sequence MSFSDNFIKKPVLTTVCSILIVLIGVIAIPTLPIANLPNIANPLIQVSAVYSGANAEVTEQAVTNPIEAQINGVPGVAYIASTSDMTGNSTINVYFDQTTDIDIDQVNVQNRVTLASPQLPEQVSKSGVSVKQSNPSILLAYEISSSEGQYDAAYLNGLIYEQLYYPLSRVEGVATVGVLGGANPAFWLFVDPDKLAANKITAEDVITAVNAQNSVAVGGLVGGPPASGDQAYTYPIVVENNGNLISLEDFNNLILNRSPSGNLLKLEDVGEVRYGTQSFSVQGIDKNGHEALTVVVYQTPASNALDVSKAVVEQLDQFRSLVPPGVTVNQIYDVGQFIKSSVDGVIDALGLAIVLVLVILFLFLQNWRATVVPSLAIPISLIGTFAFLKLFGFSINQLTLLGLVLATGLVVDDAIVVIEAVSTNIEQGMKPREAALACMGELFGALIATALVLMAVFVPVAFYPGGIGIIYKQFALTIAFSIAISAFNALTFSPMLSGLILPREKPPEPRGSSWIVVGVIVGLAFGRFSAAAFGSWTYLAGVGIGAVAGANLPKIFAAFNAGFDRLQRAYAALLTRVIALRQLILGGLALGIVMTIFAFTTLPSAFIPDEDQGYGLGFFQLQNGASLVETKRLGMKIAEVLSEEDDVVNAGIINGYGFNGSSPDQGIFFFGFKPLEERKGAGQSSDAIIKRLNTKLIELSDGLARASGPPAVPGFSPQGGFYFQFNDLSNGQYSLNELSDLANQLIQEGNASGDFSTLYTQFNPSSPAVGLSINRDVMGALNVDYQEAMNSIAALTGSNYTGLTYENGQVRQIYVQGTPDQRQSIDDVLGYYVQDRDGGLVQVSQFADAELSSAPPVISHYNLNRTVQIQGAEAIGKSSGQALAKIQALFTAADFTNIGSAFTGLAALQLSAGNASVLVFGLGVLIVYLVLSAQYESYVTPVIILATVPLAMLGALAFLALRSIDLNIYAQVGLVTLIGLAAKNGILIVEVAEQKLEQGLSITEAVVKSAESRLRPILMTAIAALAGFLPLVVANGAGAHSQQSLGTVIFGGLVVATVLSLGVVPPVYVLVKNLENRLFSRQDVPA encoded by the coding sequence ATGTCTTTCTCCGACAACTTCATCAAGAAGCCTGTTCTCACCACGGTTTGCAGCATCCTGATCGTGCTGATTGGGGTCATTGCGATCCCCACCCTGCCGATTGCCAACCTGCCCAACATCGCCAATCCTCTGATCCAGGTGAGCGCGGTGTACAGCGGTGCCAATGCAGAGGTAACCGAGCAGGCGGTGACCAACCCGATCGAAGCACAGATCAACGGAGTGCCCGGGGTGGCCTACATCGCCTCCACGAGCGACATGACAGGCAACAGCACGATCAATGTCTACTTCGATCAAACGACCGACATCGACATCGATCAGGTAAACGTGCAAAACCGGGTCACCCTGGCGTCGCCGCAGCTGCCGGAGCAGGTGTCAAAAAGCGGTGTTTCGGTGAAACAAAGCAACCCTTCGATCCTGTTGGCCTACGAGATCAGTTCATCGGAGGGCCAGTACGACGCGGCTTACCTGAACGGCCTGATCTACGAACAGCTCTATTACCCTCTGTCGCGCGTCGAAGGCGTGGCCACAGTGGGGGTGCTTGGCGGAGCCAACCCAGCCTTCTGGCTGTTTGTCGATCCCGACAAACTCGCCGCCAACAAGATCACTGCTGAAGACGTGATCACCGCGGTGAACGCTCAGAACAGCGTGGCGGTGGGGGGCCTGGTGGGAGGGCCTCCGGCCTCTGGGGATCAGGCCTACACCTACCCGATCGTTGTAGAGAACAACGGCAACCTCATCTCCCTGGAGGACTTCAACAACCTGATCCTCAACCGCTCACCCTCGGGCAACCTGCTCAAACTCGAGGATGTGGGCGAAGTTCGCTACGGAACACAAAGCTTCTCCGTTCAGGGCATCGACAAAAACGGCCATGAGGCCCTGACTGTTGTGGTGTACCAGACACCCGCCAGCAATGCCCTGGATGTGTCCAAGGCTGTGGTGGAGCAACTCGACCAGTTCCGCAGTCTCGTCCCGCCCGGGGTGACGGTGAATCAGATCTATGACGTCGGCCAGTTCATCAAGTCTTCGGTGGATGGGGTAATTGATGCCCTCGGCCTGGCGATCGTGCTGGTGCTCGTGATCCTGTTTCTGTTCCTGCAGAACTGGCGGGCCACCGTGGTGCCCAGTCTGGCCATTCCGATCTCCCTGATCGGCACCTTTGCTTTCCTCAAGCTGTTCGGCTTCTCGATCAATCAACTCACGCTGCTGGGGTTGGTGCTGGCCACGGGTCTGGTGGTGGACGACGCCATTGTGGTGATCGAGGCGGTGTCGACCAACATCGAACAGGGGATGAAACCCCGCGAGGCCGCCCTGGCCTGCATGGGGGAGCTGTTTGGTGCGCTGATCGCGACAGCACTCGTGTTGATGGCGGTGTTCGTTCCAGTGGCCTTTTACCCCGGCGGCATCGGGATCATCTACAAGCAGTTCGCCCTGACGATCGCTTTTTCGATCGCCATCTCGGCCTTCAACGCCCTCACGTTTTCGCCGATGTTGTCGGGTTTGATCCTGCCTCGGGAGAAACCGCCCGAGCCGCGTGGAAGCTCCTGGATCGTTGTGGGTGTGATCGTGGGCCTGGCCTTCGGACGCTTCAGTGCTGCCGCCTTTGGCAGCTGGACCTACCTGGCCGGTGTGGGCATCGGCGCCGTGGCCGGAGCCAACCTGCCCAAAATCTTTGCGGCATTCAATGCCGGTTTTGATCGCCTGCAGCGGGCCTACGCCGCGCTGCTCACCCGGGTGATCGCCCTGCGCCAGCTGATTCTCGGCGGATTGGCCCTTGGCATCGTGATGACCATTTTCGCCTTCACAACTCTGCCCAGCGCCTTCATCCCTGATGAAGACCAGGGCTACGGACTCGGCTTCTTCCAACTCCAAAACGGCGCCTCCCTGGTGGAAACGAAGCGGCTCGGCATGAAGATCGCCGAGGTGCTGAGCGAGGAAGACGACGTGGTCAACGCCGGGATCATCAACGGCTACGGCTTCAATGGTTCCAGCCCTGACCAGGGCATCTTCTTCTTCGGGTTCAAGCCCCTGGAGGAACGCAAAGGCGCCGGCCAGAGCTCCGACGCGATCATCAAGCGGCTCAACACCAAGCTGATCGAACTGAGCGATGGCCTGGCAAGAGCATCAGGCCCACCAGCAGTGCCTGGTTTCTCCCCTCAGGGTGGGTTCTACTTCCAGTTCAACGACCTCAGCAACGGCCAATACAGCCTCAATGAACTGTCAGATCTGGCAAATCAACTCATCCAAGAGGGGAATGCCAGCGGCGACTTTTCCACGCTTTACACCCAATTCAATCCCAGCTCCCCCGCCGTTGGTCTGTCGATCAACCGCGACGTGATGGGCGCACTCAACGTCGACTATCAGGAGGCCATGAACAGCATCGCTGCCCTCACGGGCAGCAACTACACCGGGCTCACCTATGAGAACGGTCAAGTGCGCCAGATCTACGTGCAGGGCACACCGGATCAACGCCAGAGCATCGACGACGTGCTGGGTTACTACGTTCAAGATCGCGACGGCGGGCTGGTGCAGGTGTCGCAGTTCGCCGACGCCGAGCTGAGCAGCGCTCCGCCGGTGATCAGCCATTACAACCTCAACCGCACCGTGCAGATCCAGGGCGCGGAAGCGATCGGCAAGAGCAGCGGTCAAGCCCTGGCCAAGATTCAGGCGCTGTTCACAGCTGCCGACTTCACCAACATCGGCTCGGCTTTCACCGGGCTCGCCGCTTTGCAGTTGTCTGCCGGCAACGCCAGCGTGCTGGTGTTCGGCCTTGGCGTGTTGATCGTTTACCTGGTGCTCTCCGCCCAGTACGAGAGCTATGTCACGCCCGTGATCATCCTGGCCACGGTGCCGCTGGCCATGCTGGGTGCCCTGGCCTTCCTGGCCCTGCGCTCGATCGATCTGAACATCTATGCCCAGGTGGGCCTGGTGACCCTGATCGGACTGGCGGCCAAGAACGGCATCTTGATCGTGGAGGTGGCGGAACAGAAACTCGAGCAGGGTCTGAGCATCACCGAGGCGGTGGTGAAGTCCGCCGAATCCCGGCTGCGGCCGATCCTGATGACCGCCATCGCCGCCTTGGCGGGCTTCCTCCCTTTGGTGGTCGCCAATGGTGCCGGTGCCCACAGTCAGCAGTCGCTGGGCACCGTGATCTTCGGTGGCCTGGTGGTGGCCACGGTGTTGTCCCTCGGGGTGGTGCCACCGGTGTACGTGCTGGTGAAAAACCTCGAAAACCGTCTGTTCTCTCGCCAGGATGTACCGGCGTAG
- a CDS encoding alpha/beta fold hydrolase, with protein sequence MGEADAEEAVLLIHGFGANTSHWRFNQPVLAEQAPTYAIDLLGFGRSDQPRARLKDEAASDDAVHYGFDLWGKQVADFCHEVIDRPVRLVGNSIGGVVALRAAQLLGEHCRGVVLIDCAQRLMDDKQLETQPAWMTWIRPALKTLVRQRWLSTALFRNAARPGVIRSVLKQAYPSGANIDDELVNLLLKPTQRDGATEAFRGFINLFDDHLAPQLMEELKVPVHLIWGAKDPWEPIAEARRWTQTIGCIESLEVIPEAGHCPHDEAPDQVNPVLQRLIKTASTQQAT encoded by the coding sequence ATGGGCGAGGCAGATGCTGAAGAGGCGGTGCTGCTGATCCATGGCTTCGGGGCCAACACCAGCCACTGGCGCTTCAACCAACCGGTGCTGGCGGAGCAAGCTCCTACCTATGCCATTGATCTGCTGGGCTTCGGCCGCAGTGATCAACCCCGGGCCCGCTTGAAGGATGAAGCTGCAAGCGACGATGCGGTGCATTACGGCTTTGATCTCTGGGGTAAGCAAGTCGCCGACTTCTGCCATGAGGTGATCGATCGGCCGGTACGGCTTGTCGGCAATTCGATCGGCGGTGTCGTGGCCCTACGGGCGGCGCAGCTGCTGGGAGAGCATTGCCGAGGTGTGGTGCTGATCGACTGTGCCCAGCGCTTGATGGATGACAAGCAACTGGAAACCCAGCCGGCCTGGATGACATGGATCCGACCCGCGTTGAAGACCCTGGTGCGGCAGCGCTGGCTCAGCACCGCACTGTTCCGCAATGCTGCACGGCCTGGCGTGATCCGCAGCGTGTTGAAGCAGGCTTACCCCAGTGGCGCCAACATCGACGATGAACTGGTGAACCTGCTACTCAAACCCACACAACGGGATGGAGCCACTGAAGCCTTCCGCGGCTTCATCAACCTGTTCGATGACCATTTGGCTCCTCAATTGATGGAGGAGCTGAAAGTTCCGGTGCATCTGATCTGGGGCGCGAAGGATCCCTGGGAGCCGATTGCCGAGGCCAGACGCTGGACACAGACCATCGGGTGTATCGAATCACTGGAGGTGATTCCTGAGGCAGGTCACTGTCCCCATGACGAAGCACCGGATCAGGTGAATCCAGTGCTTCAACGATTGATCAAAACAGCATCAACTCAACAGGCAACGTAG
- a CDS encoding RpoD/SigA family RNA polymerase sigma factor, whose protein sequence is MAPAATAASKPKTAAKAAKTVTADVDLVRSYLRDIGRVPLLTHEQEITLGRQVQELMDLESLESELESKEGEKPSRDKLAKASGLSSMQLKRKLQHGRRAKERMVAANLRLVVSVAKKYTKRNMELLDLIQEGTIGLVRGVEKFDPTRGYKFSTYAYWWIRQGITRAIAEKSRTIRLPIHITEMLNKLKKGQRELSQELGRTPTVTELAEFVELPEDDVKDLMCRARQPVSLEMKVGDGDDTELLELLSGEGDLPSDQVEEDCLKGDLRSLLGQLPHLQEQVLRMRYGMDGEDPMSLTGIGRILGMSRDRVRNLERDGLAGLRRVSDQVEAYVAC, encoded by the coding sequence ATGGCTCCGGCTGCGACCGCTGCTTCCAAGCCCAAAACTGCTGCTAAGGCTGCGAAAACCGTTACGGCTGACGTCGATCTGGTCCGTTCTTATCTGCGCGACATCGGCCGTGTTCCGCTGCTGACCCATGAGCAGGAGATCACCCTTGGGCGACAGGTTCAGGAGCTGATGGATCTGGAGTCACTCGAGTCTGAACTGGAGAGCAAGGAAGGTGAAAAGCCCAGCCGAGACAAGCTTGCAAAAGCTTCTGGACTGTCTTCCATGCAGCTCAAGCGCAAGCTGCAACATGGTCGTCGTGCGAAAGAACGGATGGTGGCTGCCAACCTGAGACTGGTGGTGAGCGTGGCCAAGAAGTACACCAAGCGGAACATGGAACTGCTGGATCTGATCCAGGAAGGAACCATTGGCCTGGTCCGCGGAGTGGAAAAATTTGATCCCACCCGTGGTTACAAGTTTTCCACATATGCCTACTGGTGGATTCGTCAGGGCATCACCCGGGCCATCGCTGAGAAGAGCCGCACGATTCGCCTGCCGATTCACATCACCGAGATGTTGAACAAGCTCAAGAAAGGCCAGCGGGAGCTGAGTCAGGAGCTTGGTCGCACGCCCACCGTCACTGAGCTGGCCGAGTTCGTTGAACTCCCAGAAGACGACGTCAAGGACCTCATGTGCCGTGCTCGTCAGCCGGTGAGCCTTGAGATGAAGGTGGGTGATGGTGATGACACCGAACTGCTGGAGCTGCTCTCCGGTGAAGGAGATCTTCCCAGCGACCAGGTTGAGGAAGACTGTCTTAAGGGTGATTTGCGTAGTCTCTTGGGCCAGTTGCCCCATCTGCAGGAGCAGGTGCTGCGCATGCGTTACGGCATGGATGGTGAAGATCCGATGAGTCTCACCGGCATCGGCAGGATCCTTGGAATGAGCCGCGATCGGGTACGGAATCTGGAGCGTGATGGTTTGGCTGGTCTGCGTCGCGTGAGTGATCAGGTGGAGGCCTACGTTGCCTGTTGA
- a CDS encoding glutathione peroxidase, producing MAISVSSVSVTTPDGSSKSLGDYAGKVLLIVNVASRCGFTKQYAGLQALNEAYAAKGLAVLGFPCNDFGAQEPGSLDEIKSFCSTTYGADFELFEKVHAKGSTTEPYTTLNQMDPAGDVEWNFEKFLVGKDGTVIARFKSGVTPEDLKSAIEAALAD from the coding sequence ATGGCGATCAGCGTCAGTTCCGTCTCCGTCACCACCCCCGACGGCAGCAGCAAATCCCTGGGCGACTACGCCGGCAAGGTGCTGCTGATCGTGAACGTGGCCAGCCGCTGTGGCTTTACCAAACAATACGCCGGCCTCCAGGCCCTGAACGAGGCCTACGCCGCCAAGGGCCTGGCCGTTCTGGGTTTCCCCTGCAACGACTTCGGCGCCCAGGAGCCCGGCAGCCTCGACGAGATCAAGAGCTTCTGCTCCACCACCTACGGCGCCGACTTCGAACTCTTCGAGAAGGTGCACGCCAAGGGCAGCACCACCGAGCCTTACACCACCCTCAATCAAATGGATCCCGCCGGTGATGTGGAGTGGAACTTCGAGAAATTCCTCGTGGGCAAGGACGGCACCGTGATCGCCCGCTTCAAGAGTGGCGTCACACCGGAAGACCTCAAGTCGGCGATTGAGGCGGCCCTGGCGGATTGA
- a CDS encoding CrcB family protein produces MAGSASDALLVGLGAIPGAWLRLKVVNHFQPMVPKKHWGTFLVNVVACFALGLVLALNETCTASTGIALLMGVGFFGSLSTFSTFAVELLNELRAGQALTALVLAVASIGAGLLASAVGYGLGTHA; encoded by the coding sequence GTGGCTGGCTCCGCGTCTGATGCCCTGTTGGTTGGTCTCGGGGCGATCCCCGGAGCCTGGCTGCGCTTGAAGGTGGTGAACCACTTTCAGCCGATGGTGCCGAAGAAGCACTGGGGCACGTTTCTGGTGAATGTGGTGGCCTGTTTCGCCCTGGGGTTGGTGCTGGCCCTCAACGAAACCTGCACCGCCAGCACGGGAATTGCCTTGCTGATGGGAGTGGGTTTTTTCGGCAGCCTCAGCACCTTTTCCACCTTTGCTGTGGAACTCCTCAATGAGCTGCGGGCCGGTCAGGCGCTGACCGCCCTGGTCTTGGCGGTGGCTTCGATTGGGGCCGGCTTGCTGGCCTCGGCCGTTGGTTACGGATTGGGGACCCATGCCTGA
- the mgtE gene encoding magnesium transporter: MTEASGLSSAGMGVEHELLAEAVSHELAAMLQAGNYDAVKLLLEPVQPVDIAQAIGTLPVNLQAIAFRLLSKDEAISVYEYLDTATQQSLLSLLRSGEMREVVEEMSPDDRARLFEELPAKVVRQLLSELSPDERKVTAELLGYRSETAGRLMTTEYIALKENQTAAVALEIVRRRARDTETIYSLYVTDAERRLSGILSLRDLVTADPQARIGGVMTEEVLSVSTDTDQEKVARTIQRYDFLAVPVVDREQRLVGIVTVDDVIDVIEQEATRDLYAAGAVQAGDDDDYFSSNLFTVARRRVVWLAVLVLASFFTSEVIASNEEVLERVVLLAAFIPLLVGTGGNVGAQSSTVVIRGLSTESISALGPWRAIGREAMAGALLGVLMMLLVLPFAWWRGESALVGLSVGMSLLAITTLAATAGAAFPLLFHRMGLDPALMSTPFITTCTDVAGTLIYLKTAGWLLIHLPQLLQTAGISTHFFALLAF; the protein is encoded by the coding sequence ATGACGGAGGCATCGGGGCTGAGCAGTGCTGGCATGGGCGTGGAGCACGAGTTGCTGGCCGAGGCCGTCTCCCACGAGCTCGCCGCGATGTTGCAGGCGGGCAATTACGACGCCGTCAAATTGCTGCTGGAACCTGTTCAGCCGGTGGATATCGCTCAAGCGATCGGAACGCTTCCAGTCAACCTGCAGGCGATCGCCTTTCGCCTGCTCAGCAAGGATGAAGCCATCAGTGTGTATGAGTACCTCGACACGGCCACCCAGCAGAGCCTGCTGAGCCTGTTGCGTTCTGGTGAGATGCGGGAGGTGGTGGAGGAGATGTCTCCGGATGACCGCGCTCGCTTGTTCGAAGAGCTCCCGGCCAAGGTGGTGCGGCAGTTGCTCAGTGAGCTCAGCCCGGATGAGCGCAAGGTGACTGCTGAACTCCTGGGGTACCGCTCTGAGACGGCCGGTCGCTTGATGACCACCGAGTACATCGCTCTCAAGGAAAACCAGACCGCAGCTGTGGCGCTGGAAATCGTGCGGCGGCGCGCCCGGGACACCGAGACGATTTATTCCCTCTACGTGACGGATGCGGAGCGACGCCTCAGCGGAATTCTGTCGCTCAGGGATCTGGTGACAGCTGACCCCCAGGCCCGCATCGGCGGTGTGATGACGGAGGAGGTGCTCAGCGTCAGCACCGACACCGATCAGGAGAAGGTGGCCCGCACGATTCAGCGTTACGACTTTCTCGCCGTTCCTGTGGTGGATCGGGAACAGCGACTCGTGGGCATCGTCACGGTGGACGACGTGATCGATGTGATCGAGCAAGAGGCCACCCGTGATCTCTATGCGGCTGGCGCAGTTCAGGCCGGTGATGACGATGATTATTTCAGCAGCAATCTGTTCACCGTCGCCCGACGCCGCGTGGTGTGGCTGGCGGTGCTGGTGCTCGCCAGTTTTTTCACCTCGGAAGTGATCGCCTCCAATGAAGAGGTGCTGGAGCGGGTGGTTTTGCTGGCGGCGTTTATCCCCTTGCTCGTTGGCACCGGAGGCAATGTGGGGGCCCAAAGCTCCACCGTGGTGATCCGTGGTTTGAGCACCGAGAGCATCTCTGCCCTCGGTCCCTGGCGTGCCATTGGGCGCGAAGCCATGGCGGGGGCTCTGCTGGGGGTGTTGATGATGCTGTTGGTGCTGCCCTTTGCCTGGTGGAGAGGGGAAAGCGCCCTGGTGGGCCTGTCTGTGGGGATGAGCCTGCTGGCGATCACCACCCTGGCTGCCACCGCAGGCGCGGCTTTCCCGCTGCTGTTTCACCGCATGGGTTTGGATCCAGCGCTGATGTCCACGCCGTTCATCACCACCTGCACTGACGTGGCTGGCACGCTGATCTACTTGAAGACAGCGGGATGGCTGCTGATCCACTTGCCACAGCTGCTGCAGACCGCAGGTATTTCTACCCATTTCTTTGCTTTGCTGGCTTTCTGA
- a CDS encoding efflux RND transporter periplasmic adaptor subunit — protein sequence MLVASTLLGGISGCLSKPPQKTFLSIQTSRIKTATFSPVIEAISPLESTSNVAVKPQVAGTVVQILATAGQPVKAGQVILVLDNVQQSAALDAARSEARKDILNAERYDYLYKQGAVSAKERDRYATMAEQAKDDVRTDAADLGYKFVRAPIDGVIGDLDSVKLGDYVKVGQQITGIVDNSTLWTLMEIPASEASAVKVGQTVKLVSQSTPPVSGEGKVTFVSPYYGITGSSNAPNTLMVKAEFPNLTGKLKTGQFVASEIITGNQSHLAVPVQAVMMQAQQPFVYKVVPLNKVLPKIKASPNASPKTVSELERLPADTPVVVQTKVQLGDLQNNAYPVKSGLKAGDQVAISNTSRLRSGMPVHVKTGAN from the coding sequence ATGCTGGTTGCAAGCACGTTGCTTGGAGGCATCTCGGGCTGCCTGTCGAAACCACCCCAAAAAACATTTCTTTCGATCCAGACGAGCCGGATCAAAACAGCGACGTTCTCTCCCGTCATCGAAGCGATCAGCCCGCTGGAATCCACCAGCAATGTGGCGGTGAAGCCCCAGGTGGCTGGCACCGTGGTGCAGATCCTGGCCACCGCTGGCCAACCGGTGAAAGCCGGCCAGGTGATCCTCGTGCTCGACAACGTTCAACAGAGCGCCGCCCTGGATGCGGCCCGCAGCGAAGCTCGGAAGGACATCCTCAACGCTGAACGCTACGACTATCTCTACAAGCAAGGAGCCGTCTCAGCCAAGGAACGCGATCGATACGCCACTATGGCCGAGCAGGCCAAGGATGATGTCCGCACCGATGCTGCGGATCTGGGCTACAAATTCGTGCGCGCACCCATTGACGGCGTCATCGGTGATCTGGATTCCGTGAAGCTTGGGGACTACGTCAAAGTCGGCCAGCAGATCACTGGCATCGTCGACAACTCGACGCTCTGGACCTTGATGGAGATCCCAGCCTCCGAGGCCTCAGCGGTCAAAGTAGGCCAAACGGTGAAGCTGGTGTCGCAATCAACACCACCGGTGAGCGGTGAAGGCAAGGTCACCTTCGTGTCGCCTTACTACGGCATCACCGGCAGCAGCAACGCTCCCAACACCTTGATGGTGAAAGCGGAGTTCCCCAACCTCACCGGGAAGCTCAAAACCGGCCAGTTTGTGGCCTCCGAAATCATCACAGGCAACCAGTCCCATCTCGCGGTGCCAGTGCAGGCCGTGATGATGCAGGCCCAGCAACCCTTCGTCTACAAGGTTGTTCCTCTCAACAAAGTCTTACCAAAGATCAAGGCTTCTCCGAACGCCTCCCCGAAAACAGTGAGCGAGCTGGAACGGTTACCGGCGGACACCCCGGTTGTGGTGCAGACCAAGGTGCAGCTGGGCGATCTTCAGAACAATGCCTACCCCGTGAAATCTGGGCTGAAAGCTGGTGATCAGGTGGCGATCAGCAACACCAGCCGCCTGCGCAGCGGGATGCCAGTGCATGTGAAGACCGGAGCGAACTGA
- a CDS encoding sodium/glutamate symporter produces MNLSLFDVLLSFSGLCLLLLVGTALRQHLGWLRRLGIPEALIAGLLGLLIGPFGPWSVFPEQVYRIWSQAPGVLISLVFATLFLGQRLPSPGVIWNRAAGQTAFGMVLGFGQYLVGGLLVLLVLQPLFGTSPLMAALIEVGFEGGHGTAAGLGPTFRELGFPAGETLGLAMATVGVLTAVLLGSTLVVIGRARQWLARVNRSQQALDTVDPMSAEERLNLERAAGTVDPDAPRSMTIDALTLNVALAGGAVGLGILLKALLTGLAGWFGGPETANLILAIPVFPLAMVGGLIVQVVLQRTGQTGLASPLAQASLGSVAMDLLITAAMASLNLPLLEENWLPFVALAVVGLTWNIAAFLVLAPRIFRDHWFERGIADFGQGTGVTATGLLLLRMADPLGRSRAMEAFSFKQLLFEPFLGGGLVTALSPVLIASWGLPRFSAVALALTLASLVFGLRLGRAR; encoded by the coding sequence ATGAACCTCAGTCTGTTCGATGTTCTGCTGTCTTTTTCGGGGCTCTGTCTACTGCTCCTGGTGGGCACAGCGCTGCGTCAACATCTGGGCTGGCTTAGGCGCCTCGGCATCCCTGAGGCGTTGATTGCCGGTCTGCTTGGTCTGCTGATCGGTCCTTTCGGACCCTGGAGTGTGTTCCCCGAGCAGGTGTATCGCATCTGGAGCCAGGCCCCTGGCGTCTTGATCTCCCTGGTGTTCGCAACCTTGTTTCTCGGCCAGAGGCTGCCGAGCCCAGGGGTGATCTGGAATCGTGCGGCCGGACAGACCGCGTTCGGGATGGTGCTCGGTTTCGGGCAGTACCTGGTGGGGGGGCTTCTGGTGCTTCTGGTGCTTCAGCCGCTGTTTGGCACCAGCCCCTTGATGGCGGCCCTGATCGAGGTGGGCTTTGAAGGGGGCCATGGCACTGCGGCCGGTCTGGGCCCGACCTTCCGCGAGCTGGGTTTCCCCGCTGGTGAGACCCTCGGTCTGGCCATGGCGACGGTGGGTGTTCTGACTGCTGTTCTGCTCGGCAGCACCCTGGTGGTAATCGGCCGCGCCCGCCAATGGCTGGCGCGCGTGAACAGGTCGCAACAGGCGCTTGACACCGTAGATCCGATGTCTGCTGAGGAGCGACTCAATCTGGAGCGTGCTGCGGGAACGGTTGATCCAGACGCTCCACGGTCGATGACGATCGATGCCCTCACGCTGAATGTGGCGCTCGCCGGCGGCGCTGTCGGCCTGGGCATCCTGCTGAAGGCCTTGCTCACGGGCCTCGCCGGTTGGTTTGGAGGTCCCGAGACCGCCAATCTCATCCTTGCGATTCCCGTGTTCCCCCTGGCCATGGTCGGCGGGTTGATCGTGCAGGTTGTGCTGCAGCGCACCGGGCAAACCGGTCTGGCTTCGCCGCTGGCTCAGGCGAGCCTCGGCTCTGTGGCCATGGATCTGCTGATCACGGCGGCGATGGCCAGTCTCAATCTGCCGCTTCTGGAGGAGAACTGGCTTCCCTTTGTCGCCCTCGCAGTTGTTGGTCTCACCTGGAATATCGCTGCTTTTCTCGTGCTGGCTCCGCGGATTTTCCGCGATCACTGGTTCGAGCGAGGGATCGCGGACTTCGGCCAGGGAACCGGGGTGACGGCCACTGGCCTGCTGCTGCTGCGCATGGCCGACCCCCTGGGACGGAGTCGGGCCATGGAAGCCTTTTCGTTCAAGCAGCTGTTGTTCGAACCCTTCCTGGGCGGTGGATTGGTCACCGCCCTCTCGCCTGTGTTGATCGCCAGCTGGGGATTGCCGCGCTTCAGCGCTGTCGCTCTGGCGCTCACCCTGGCCTCCCTGGTGTTCGGCCTGCGTCTGGGCCGGGCACGATGA
- a CDS encoding zf-TFIIB domain-containing protein has product MDCPAYHSKLDEVDVCGLRVDLCQYGCGGIWFERFELNQTNTIHAHTIQNLFKASTAKHDQKIMTSQRRCPRDSTIMQQHYYSIKKEVEVDTCPCCAGIWLDRHELNKIQQQYENARERDAEANLFIEKAFDKILATRSIP; this is encoded by the coding sequence ATGGACTGTCCGGCCTACCACTCAAAACTCGATGAGGTAGATGTGTGCGGCCTGAGGGTTGACTTGTGCCAATACGGATGCGGGGGTATTTGGTTCGAACGTTTCGAGCTCAATCAAACCAACACAATCCACGCCCATACAATTCAGAATTTATTCAAAGCATCAACGGCAAAACATGATCAAAAGATCATGACCAGTCAAAGACGGTGTCCAAGAGATTCAACCATCATGCAACAGCATTACTACAGCATTAAAAAAGAGGTCGAGGTTGATACATGTCCTTGCTGCGCTGGCATCTGGCTCGATCGCCACGAATTAAACAAAATTCAGCAGCAGTATGAAAATGCTCGCGAGAGGGACGCAGAAGCGAACCTATTTATCGAGAAAGCATTTGACAAGATTCTTGCCACCCGATCAATCCCCTAA
- a CDS encoding CrcB family protein — protein MPETKPSLQLELQELLLVGLGAVPGALLRWQVVHRLGDQNLLVNVLGAALLGLLAGLPAAPRRQLLLGIGFCGSLTTFSSWMLAAMKHLSSGDWAAALGLIGLTLGLGLGAAALGFSLGRRLNPPGPPQSPT, from the coding sequence ATGCCTGAAACGAAACCGAGCCTGCAACTGGAACTGCAGGAGCTGCTTCTCGTGGGGCTGGGCGCCGTGCCCGGAGCGCTCCTGCGCTGGCAGGTGGTTCATCGTCTGGGAGATCAGAACCTGCTGGTCAACGTTCTGGGGGCTGCCCTGTTGGGCTTGCTGGCCGGGCTTCCCGCCGCACCGCGGCGGCAGTTGCTGCTGGGCATTGGCTTCTGTGGCTCGCTCACCACCTTCAGCAGCTGGATGCTGGCGGCCATGAAGCACCTGAGTTCCGGAGATTGGGCTGCCGCCTTGGGCTTGATCGGGCTGACCCTCGGGCTGGGGCTGGGTGCCGCAGCCCTTGGGTTCAGCCTGGGGCGACGGCTCAATCCGCCAGGGCCGCCTCAATCGCCGACTTGA